Proteins encoded in a region of the Dendropsophus ebraccatus isolate aDenEbr1 chromosome 11, aDenEbr1.pat, whole genome shotgun sequence genome:
- the LOC138767466 gene encoding serine/arginine repetitive matrix protein 5-like, with protein MPFMLFIIFICSKNRCIRLMWNHSEKETIPARRGQTDGEEHRPRDPGTWEFTGQSFQASRSIVPGVKIHLFRHPDHSRCPDPSFQASRSIVSGIQNIPGVQIHRSRHPDPSFQIHLSRRPNRSFQASRSIVPGIQIHRSRRPNRSFQASRSIVPDPSFQASRSIVPGVQIDPSRRPNRSFQASRSIVPGVQIHRSRRPDPSFQASRTFQVSRSIVPGIQIHCFRHPEHSRCPDPSFQASRSIGPDRSFQASRSIIPGIQSRGL; from the exons ATGCCTTttatgctttttattatttttatctgcAGCAAAAACAGATGCATCCGGCTTATGTGGAATCACAGTGAGAAGGAGACGATACCAGCAAGACGTGGTCAGACTGATGGAGAAGAACATCGGCCTAGAG ATCCAGGTACCTGGGAGTTCACAGGCCAATCCTTCCAGGCGTCCAGATCCATCGTTCCAGGCGTAAAGATCCATCTTTTCAGGCATCCAGATCATTCCAGGTGTCCAGATCCATCGTTCCAGGCATCCAGATCTATTGTTTCAGGCATCCAGAACATTCCAGGTGTCCAGATCCATCGTTCCAGGCATCCAGATCCATCGTTCCAGATCCATCTTTCCAGGCGTCCAAATCGATCCTTCCAGGCGTCCAGATCCATCGTTCCAGGCATCCAGATCCATCGTTCCAGGCGTCCAAATCGATCGTTCCAGGCGTCCAGATCCATCGTTCCAGATCCATCGTTCCAGGCGTCCAGATCCATCGTTCCAGGCGTCCAAATCGATCCTTCCAGGCGTCCAAATCGATCCTTCCAGGCGTCCAGATCCATCGTTCCAGGCGTCCAGATCCATCGTTCCAGGCGTCCAGATCCATCGTTTCAGGCATCCAGAACATTCCAGGTGTCCAGATCCATCGTTCCAGGCATCCAGATCCATTGTTTCAGGCATCCAGAACATTCCAGGTGTCCAGATCCATCGTTCCAGGCATCCAGATCCATCGGTCCAGATCGATCATTCCAGGCATCCAGATCGATCATTCCAGGCATCCAGAGCCGTggactttaa